One Phyllopteryx taeniolatus isolate TA_2022b chromosome 3, UOR_Ptae_1.2, whole genome shotgun sequence genomic window, gactcaccacctgtgggaggagccataggggtcgggtgcagtgtgagctgggcggtggtcgaaggcggggaccttggttatccgatccccagctacaaaagctggctcaagggacgtggaatgtcacctctctggcagggaaggagcccgagttcaagtgtgaggttgagaagttcccattagatatagtcgggcccgcctccacacatggcttgggctctggtaccagtcctcttgagaggggttggactctcttccactctggagttgcccacggtgagaggcggttGGCAGGTGAAGGCATACTTATTGCcacccggctcggcgcctgtacattggggttcaccccggtgaacgagagggtagcctccctctgccttagggtggggggatgggtcctgactgttgtttgtgcctatgcaccaagcagcagttcagagtacccaccctttttggagtctttggaggaggtgctggagtggactcccactggggactccatcgttctgctgggggacttcaattctCACGTGGGTAACGACAGTGAGACCttgaagggcgtgattgggaggaacagcccccccgatcagaacccgagtggtgttctgttattggacttctgtgctcatcacggattgtccataacgaacaccaggttcaagcataagggtgtccacacgtgaccttggcaccaggaaaccctaagtcacagttcgatgatcgactttgtggtcgtgtcatcggacttgcggccgcatgtattggacactctggtgaagagaaaGTCGGCGCTGTCAACAGATCACCACAtagtggtgtgttggctccgatggtggggaagatggcgttccgacctggcaggcccaaacgtattgtgagggtctgctgggaatgtctggccaaatcccctgtcagaaggagtttcaactcccacctctggcagaacttcacccacgtctcgggggaggtgGAGGACAttaagtccgagtggaccatgttccacgcctccattgctgaagcggccgaccagagctgtggccgtaaggtcgTCGGTGCCTGTAGTGGcagcaatccctgaacccgttggtggacaccagcggtgagggatgccgtcaagctgaagaaagagtcctcTCGGgcgtttttggcctgtgggactcctgaggcagctgatgggtaccggctggccaagcggaatgcagctttggtggtcgctgaggcaaaaacccggacatgggaggagttcggtgaggccatagagaaagacttctggaaggcttcgaggaaattcttcgaccgtgtccctcgggaagtcttgtggggggtgctactatggggtaccgaaccccctgataagggctgttcggtccctgtacgagtttggtccgcattgctggcagtaagtcggactcatttccagtgagggttggacttatTTTATTTGCTATATGTACTGTAGCTCAGAATTAAGTTTTCGTGTTTGCTTGGTTACTGCAGTTCAAAGATGTATGTAACCCATGCGTTATTTGTTTAACGTAactcaattgtttttcttttttttgtctttttggtgGGGGTTGGGAGGTAGTTTGGGAAATGGCTCCGGTTGGATTATTTACCTTACAATTGTGACATTATGCAGCAGCTCACCCCCCACAGATATGATGAGATTCCGTAAAATGATGGAAGGAGACACCCACAGTCAGGCAATTATGGTATTCTTCGCAAATATTCAAAGCTGTCAAGTATCGAGCCAAAACTTATTTCGACTGTCAAATGAGTTTCCCTCCATGCAAATGAGCTTCTTCATCATCGTCTTCCTCTAATGCGGTGCTGGTGTGACAGAGCTCATCATCAAGACGGACAGACTAGGAGTTCATCTTTACATCGCTACAGTATACCCttagctcagtgagcatctaagGTATTAATTCCAACACAAGTGTGTTTAActtttcctttggctttttgtgtgtttttggcatgCCACCACAGAACGGTATTGAAGGCAAAGTACAAAGGTCCAActaatcgcaggccacataccaAACAACAATTCACTCTGACATTAACACCTGTGGACAATGTAGAGTTTCCAATGAACCttacatccatgtttttggaatgtaacctccacacaggaaggccagagcagaGTTTTGAACCTCACAACCGGGAAGCAGATGATTTAACCACTATTCCACCgcacacattacattacattacgtTATttccagtgggaaaaaaaactttttgacaTTAGAACAACTTGGGAGTCAACCATGGTCCCAAAACTGATTGTGTTCTACGGCACTACCAGTATGTCAGTGCATAAGAAAGATAAAAGCTTGAGATAcaggctggaaaaaaaaacatgctgtttCATTAACAGAAGTGAAAGACGCACTGATAATAGGATAAAGGTGGTGAATGACTTGTAGAGGCAAAGTTTAAAGACTTGCTTAGCCCGCAGGGGTTTCAACATGCATTACTGCATACAAATGTTGTATTGTAAACTTACAGGATATGAGCTTTTGAGATAACAACCCAAGCGAGAACAATTGCTGCCGATGGCGAGTAAGATACCAGCACTGACCATTCACAATAAACAAGTGTTTATGTTCTTTCACATGCAACCAATCAGAGTAATCGTAAATGCGGagccttttgaaaataaataaataaataaagcgttTTTATCACAGACTTTACAAAGCCAAAGTGcttttaaataacttcacctTCCGTACCTCCTTTTTTGGTTTGTCATTCTCCTCCTGCTTCttgggtggtttttttttttgtttgttttggggtttttttttaccGGAAGAAAAAGAATGAAGAAAAATCTAACCAACGTTATAATGTGGACGAGAGCCGAACATCTATATTCGCCCTGAGCATTGCTATTGGATATGCTATCTGTGAAGGATTTGTCTTTGTTGCTGGACATTTTTCGTGTGTTTATCTCGTATCGACTTGCATGCGCACACAGTAGCACGCATCTGGAGGAACCTACAATTGCATCTCGTGTGCATAAGAAAGctaatgattgtgtgtgtgtgtgtctgtgtgtgtgtgtgatgtttgcTGGGCTCCCTCCATCCTCTCCTAAGGCTCCGCTGCCACACACCTGCCTTGTTTTATATTCCAATGTTGGCAAGAGAGTAAGCAGCTTAGGGACACGGCCTCCGTATGAATGTACAACACGGAAAACATCCACACACCAACTTGGCTCAGATAACTTATGCGTTCACATCCTCGAGTCATGCCACAGCTGTGAATATGGAAATGAAGGTGACTGCCAATACGTAGttatgtgtgtgggtgggtttgaatgtgggtgggggggaataATAGTGTGGGGGGCAAAGCAAAGACAAGTGACAAATCCCCAAACCATCCGTTGACATATAGTGGCTATAAatagtctgcacacccctgtttaaaatACCAAGTTTTTGTGacgtaaaaaaaatgagaccaagaaaaatcatatcaaaactttttccaccatcaaAGTGATTTAgaacctaaaaaaaagaaaaagaaaacctcaAGCgggaaagcaaaaataaatgagataatgtggttgcacaagtcttAAAACTGGGATCTGACTGTGTTACGAATGacaaaaatcacattcaaactcatgttaaatggtcGTCAGTGCACACATGctaccatttaaagtgtctctgattaaccccaaatatagATCAGCTGTTgcagtaggcttttcctgacgtTTTTGTAATCGCATTTTACAGCACGTGCGGCACGGCTATACTGTATGgcaggatgtccgggctctcccttagagatacggtgagaagctcggtaatccgggaggggctcacagtagagccgctgctcctccacattgagaggagctagatgaggtgCGCTGCTAACTGAGCTGACGTCTGACGAGATTTTCTGAGGTCTCGTGTGAGatctcttttatttatttattaaatttagacttttgaggcatatttttcgaGTACATTTTGGTTGGAGAGCAGCCTGCGCCCTATCCAATATGTGCTGTATTTGCTCTGGGGGTCTATGTTTGTAGATTGTAAATCTTCCTCACAACAAGTGGCCTTGCAAAATGCAATGTGACCAGGACAAGAATTCAGTTCATCTCAATGCCTGACgtgtcttttatttattccaaTTATTTGGAGCCATGCAATTATAACACTTGTAAATTAGAAATATAATAattcacagttctaaggtttggggtttgaatcttagctcggtccttcctgtgtggagtttgcatgttctctccatgttTGCGTGGATTCTCACCAGAtattccggcttcctcccacattccaaaaatttgcCCTTTcgctgaagactctaaaattgtccatatgtccatagatgtgagtgtgaatggttatgtgccctgcgattgactggcgacaaaTCCCCGGGATCTGTGTTACGAATGacaaaaatcacattcaaactcatgttaaactcattcaaagtcagttgggataggctccagctcacccacaatcGTAAtaggacaatggatggataatttttttacattgaatgtgtataatattgttgttttttttttaaatcatgatgcgAGATATCTGCAAGAGTTTTACAATTTCAACTGCAAAAAAGTTAATATTtgttatcttgaaaaaaaaatccttaattttgctttaatgtacaaccccgtttccaatgaagttgggacgtgttaaagataaataaaaacagaatacaatgatttgcaagtcatgttccacctatacactacaaagacaagatattgaatgttcaaactgataaacttgtttaagcaaataatcattgacttagaattttatggctgcaacacattccaaaaaagctggcacaggtggcaaaaaagactgagaaagttgaggaatgctaatcaaacacctgtttggaacatcccacaggtgaacaggctaattgggaacaggtgggtgccatgattgggtataaaaggagcttccctgaattgctcagtcattcacaagcaaagatggggtgaggttcacctctttgtgaagaagtacgtgagaaaatagtccaacagtttaaggacaatgttcctcaacatacaattgcaaggaatttagggatttcatcttctacggtccataatatcatcaaaagtttcagagaatctggagaaatcactgcatgtaagtggcaaggccaaaaaccaacattgaatgcccgtgaccttcgatccctcaggtggcactgcatcaaaaaccgacatcaatgtgtcaaggatatcaccacatgggctcaggaacacttccgaaaaccaatgtcagtaaatacagttcggcgctacatccctaagtgcaacttgaaactctactatgcaaagcaaaagccatttatcaacaacacccagaaacgccgccggcttctctgggcctgagctcatctaagatggactgatgcaaaattGAAAagcgttctgtggtccgacgagtccacatttgaaattgtttttggaaattttggatgtcaaagaggaaaagaaccattcgtactgttatggacacaaagttcaaaagccagcatctgatggtatggggctgtgtaacttacacatctgtgaaggcaccattaatcctgaaaggtacatacaggttttggagaaacatatgctgccatccaagcgacgtcttcttcatggacgcccctgcttatttcagcaagaaaatgccaaaccacattctgcacgtgttacaacagcgtggcttcatagtaaaagagtgcgggtactcgactggcctgcctgcagtccacacctgtctcccattgaaaatgtgtggcgcattataaagcgtaaaatacgacaacggagctgaagctgtacatcaagcaagaatgggaaagaattccacctacaaagcttcaacaatcagtgtcctcagttcccaaacgtttattgaatgttgttaaaacaaaaggtgaggtaacacagtgctaaacatgaccctgtcccacgtttttggaacgtgttgcagccataaaattcaaagttaatgattatttgctaaaaacaagtttatcagtttgaacattaaatatcttgtctttgtagtggattcaattaaatataggtcgaacatgatttgcaaatcattgtattctgtttttatttatgtttaacacaacgtcccaacttcattggaattggggttgtatgaaaAATAATGAGAAACTGAAATTACGAGCTGTACAGTGGTGTACAATGGCGCTCAGGGGAGCGCTGACCTCTGCAAAGGTTtaacaatcctaatttgaatCAGCACTCAGAGCCTTTTCCTGCATATGCATGAATTTTGTCATCAAGACTCATTTAGTATTGACTTGAAAAGtgagtaaaatgtaaattaaaaagtcCTTATCTCACTCTGTTAATAAACAATGCATTATTCATGGGGCAGCACGTAGGGAagtggttagaacatctgcctcacagttgtgaggttctgggttcgaatctcggcgcgagccttcctgtgtggagtttgcatgttgtccgaatgcttgtgtgggttttctctgggtactccggtttccttccacattccaaaaacatctacGTCAGGTTTATTCAATGCtggtctaaattgtccatgggtgtgaatgtgaatggttgtttgtctatatgtgccctgcaactgactggtgaccaggtcagggtgtaccccgccccttgcccaaagtcaactgtgatgggctccagctcacccaaatGAAGATAAGTGCTATAAAAATGAATGGTTGGAATATTACTCTTCCACCAAGTTTAGTCATTGGGTACTTTTTGTGTAATCATGGTGACAATTAAGCAAAACATGATGCAAACGTTCCTGCTCTGATCCCTATTTACTGTAATGTTCAAAATAATGAAGCATAAAAGACACCAGGGAACGTCTCATGCGTTTTCCaagtaactttattttttaacaggAAGTTGGAGGGTGGAGGTGGGGATCATCACAGATGAAGGACTGACAGCTCCAAAAGCACCGACTATGCATCCTGGGGAAGCACAGCAGGGGGAAGATACACAACAGGTGCTTTCCAGTGAAAAGATTTGGATTAGTGCACCTGTCGCCCTCAAGCCataactttaacttttttttttttaactaagaaAAGTAGCAACCTCACCACAAAAAGCGCAGAATGGAGGTGGGTAGAGCAGGTGAGCATCAACTAATTTTTATACAAAAGCAGCTATGAAAGCATGACGTCTAGAGTTGTTTGGGTTCTGGTAAGAATGCAACTCACAAACGTTTAATTGGACACAGCTCTTGTTCTGGGTCATTTTCATCAGCATTTTTGGAGTACAAATGTTCATAAAGCATTACTTCCTGTTACTCTTGCTGATTTTTGTCCTGACATTTCTGCCAAATGTGCTTATATCACTATTAAAAATGATGATAGATGGTCATGTATGGGGCATTTTATGCAcataaaagtcatattttttcatatacTGTGGCAGCATCACACAAAAGCCaccatttactttttaaaatcaataagGCTCTTGCTCATTAGAAagtaatacaatattttttaccCTCGCACCAATCTGATATCGTTTGACCCTCGGAATAAAAGCACTCCAATGGAACAATAAATAGAGAGAAAACACCCagtagtttaaaataaatagtagAGTCTTATATCGTTACCTCCcatcacataaacacacacacacagacacacacacacagtaaatatGACTGAAGTAAAACAACATGGGAACCATATATCAATGCGACAGGCCAAGCCTCTTTGGTCCCTTCAGGGTGGTCAGAGGAAGAGTGCCTTCTCAATACgcaatcaaacacacacacacttgaaaatGGCTCTCAATACGCTGACATAAATCTGAATTTCACAAATATAAAAGAAGCAGTCACATGACAAGCAAAGTGTCTCTATGCTTCACTCTTATAGATCAttagagcacacacacacacacacacacacacacatacacattgtcAGCAGAATTAGACAATGTGTCGCTGACAGCCCTTGTCCCATTGAGTCAATAAGCCTGTGtgctttttaaaacacacatgtTCTGTCAAGGAAACGGCCAAACCTCCGTCTCTTGgcaggaaagaaaatgagagagtgcaAGAGAGATAACTTGTGcctcaacaaaacaaacaaacaaacaaaaaaagtcaccgCTCCACTGCAGGTGAAACGAGTGACTCAGGCAAACGGGCCTCGGAATAATCCAAGTTGGGTGACATTATACATAAACCTCACTGCAGTGTGCGTATGTCCTCTTAAtcatttgtttaaatgtttacctACTCACTTATCACTGATGGGCTGCATAAAATGAAAAGTAATGTGCATAAATCAGCATATGAACCTCCCATGACATGGTATGACTAACCTCGTTAGAGAGGCTTACTGTCGGAGAGATTGCTGTCGGATTTAAAGCATTAAAGTCATTGCtttattgttatatatttatCTCGTGACTCTTGTGAAAATGCTAAAATTGcactcaaaaaaagaaaaaaaacacacacaacctgAGTGTCCACAATGACCCGCAGGCAGCTGAGAGCTGAGGCATCTGACACGTTTGACGCAAACGTGTTAGTGTGGCTTTAATTGTAAAGGCCCCTTTCATCTGTGTCATCGCATTTTCGATCGCCAGATGCCTCTTGTTGTTGCTCTTTTGGATAGGAATCAGGGAGCGCATGTTTGGCCTGCAGCTGGACAGATTAAGACTGCAAGAAATCACCACTAACCTTGTGTGCTTCTTGTGCTCTGTGCTGATGTACAAAAGGGCCCAGGGCTTGTTTGAATCTAAGGTCAGTTTCTTCATGGTtaccttttttccttcctcaatAACCTTACAGTCCTTAAtaactacaaataaataaataaccatatttatttgtatatatatatatatatagtgggttTAACTTGTGTGGCCTCCCTGATTTGGGCCCCCTTGTTCCCACCATTCAGTTAGTGCGATATGGTACATTTGCTTCGGATTGGTCCACGTTATTAGTGTAGTCTATAGTCAGGCCTGAAATTTACCTAGCCTGTAAATTAAGCCTATTGTGTAAAAATGCTGATTCTGGATTTCAAAGTCTAAAATGTCAAGTAACGCATTCTATGACTGTATTGAAGAAATTTGGAATTTTACGTCCATGActcataatattaataatacagcCCTTTGAAAGTTGTCAGTGTTATTTGCCTCATTGGTTTGTGTGGTTACCAATTTGTAGGCTGTAAATGCTAAAAGAAAGTACCCTTGGTGCTTCTGCACAGAATCTTTTTGAAAGCCATCCTAAAGTCTTTGTTGAAGATAGTGTAAATGACCGGGTTGAGGGAGGAGTTGCAGTAACCGATCCAGAAGAAGAACTTAAAAAGTGGGTCGGGGATGGCGCAGGTTTCGGGGCACACTGCCTGGAGCGAGTAGGAGAAGAAGAATGGGAACCAGCACACCACGAAGACCCCAATGACCACGGCTAGCACGAAGGTGAAGCGTTTCTCTCTGTTGACCATGGCTTTGCGCCTAGCTGCCCCAGGGTTGTTGTCGATTTTGGACTTTCTCCCTGGCACCAGCCGCGCCCCCTTTGAAGTGGCGATCATGTTCCTGTAGCGCTTGATGGAACCCGGGGAGTGGATGCCCCCTCCTGCGGGTGACCCCGGCATACTGGCGCTGCCCCGGCCCCCTCCGTTGCTGGCCTCACTGTCTGTGCTGGAGCTGTCGCCGTTGTTGTTGTcggatttgctttgtttttgcccCTTAAACTTCTTGCCTCCCCCTTTAGTCTTGGTTGGGGCCAGCTGAGGTGTGGAGGGGGTGGCAGGGGGCGCATGCAGAGAGGTATCTATGGGGCTGGTGACTCGGCTCATTGCTGGAGATGGGGGTGGAGGTTGGAGATTATTAGGGTTGGGGTCCTGGGAGGGTTCTGCCTGCCCTCCCGAAGGGGAGGGGGTAATGGCGAGGGTAGGGGGTCTGGCTTTGGATGTTTTCTTGGGGGAAGACATTTTTTCATCATCTTCCTTACCGTTGGCTTGTAGTTGCCGCTTGAGCTGACTCGGCGTGGCGGCACTGGCTCCATCCTTGCGTGGCTCCCCCGGGGGGCACCGTGTTCGCTGCTTGGCGATTTGGTAGATTCTTACGTAGACCAGGATCATGATGAGGCACGGGGCGAAGAAGGAGCCAATGGTGGAGTAGAGAATGTACCAGCGCTCGTCGTTAAGCTGACACTGAGGCCCCCTCTCGCTCGCGAGGTCGCCCACCTCGCTCTTGTTGAGGGACAGCAGCGGGGGGAAGGAGATGATGGCGGAAATGAGCCACACAACCACGATGGCGGCTTTGATGCGTCTGGGAGTCCGCTGGCGACCGTAGGTGACCCTGGAGATGGACAGGTAGCGGTCCAGAGAGATAGCGCACAGGTGTACAATCGAGGAGGTGCAAAAGAGCACATCCAGGGCCAGGTAAATCTCACACCACAGAGACTTGAAGTACCAGTAGCCCAGAAGTTCATTGGCCAGAGAGAAGGGGATAATGAGTGTGGCCACCAAGATGTCCGCCGCGGCCAGCGAAACCAGGAAGAGGTTCTGCGGCCCTCGCAGCGAGTGGCTGGTCAGCACAGCGATGATCACCATGATGTTCCCCACGATGGTGAAGACCACCATCAGTGTTATGGCAGTGGCGAAGGCCGCCGTGGCTTCAGGGGAGTACGGCGCCAGCTTGAGGACGCTCTGGTTGCAGGGGACGGAGGCACTGCTCACATTCCGGTCGCTCAGTTCCAGGGAGCAGCTGCCCTCCGGGACCGAGGCCATGCTTTGGTCTCTTCTCCTGGAGTCTCTACAGACAAAAATATAGTACGTGCCCTCTTTGAATTTATGTTTAGGGCATGTCCAATGAAAACGTGCTCTAAATGTGTTGGAAATACACATGCTTTTTATTCAACAGTAACTAATGTTGTCTCTTCATTGACACTACTAATGACTTttcttagttatttttttttttcaaatatagtAATATACGCTTAAATATTACGCTTGGAGATACATGCTGTTTATTCAACAGTGAGtaatttctctttctttcttagTAATATTTAtagatacatgcttttcatttaaCAGCAACCTTACAATTACTGTCTccaattaaattttatttgttttcacctCAAAACATTTagagatgcatgttttttacTGGACAGCAATTGTTTCTGCCTCTCTGACGCACAcaattaattgtaatttatgATGTTTACCTCTGCTGTTGTCGTCTGTTGTTTTCCTCACAATGTTAGCTCCCTCGCATCCTCCACGATGGGGCTTCCGAGTCCATTATAAGCTCACAAAACACGCATGGGTTTTGTTGCGTCAGGACATGGATCAGCAACTTTTAATTAGATAAGCTCTGACTCCATAAAATACTGATTTTCTCCCTGctacatttgactgtttttcccCCTCCCGTGCAACTAAAACTTTTCCAGCTCCTAAAATATTTCACTTGGTTAATTAAACATGTAGTCAGTTCTGAGTTATCTTCGTGCGTCCTTGCTCGCAGACACGTCTCATTAGGGAGCGCAACAGTTCATAAAAGGTCAATAAAGCTAATAATTTACACTATTTACAATCGTTCACACCAATATAAGTGAAGAACGGAATGACTAGTTTCCAGTTTAGTCCACTAACTTGATTTCTATTTGTGCGTCTGGAGCTTCAAAATGCGCAATCTTCACTGATGAAATCCCACAAAAAGGTCACATAAATTGGTCCTTGTCGCTCCTCTTCTTTTTGTTCCACCCACACCCAGCGCCAGTTCACACCACGACGAAGCGGCTACTGTGGCGCGCATCGTCAGCTTCTGAGGCACATCTTCACTCGCGAAGTGGACCTCAGCCC contains:
- the adra2b gene encoding alpha-2B adrenergic receptor; its protein translation is MASVPEGSCSLELSDRNVSSASVPCNQSVLKLAPYSPEATAAFATAITLMVVFTIVGNIMVIIAVLTSHSLRGPQNLFLVSLAAADILVATLIIPFSLANELLGYWYFKSLWCEIYLALDVLFCTSSIVHLCAISLDRYLSISRVTYGRQRTPRRIKAAIVVVWLISAIISFPPLLSLNKSEVGDLASERGPQCQLNDERWYILYSTIGSFFAPCLIMILVYVRIYQIAKQRTRCPPGEPRKDGASAATPSQLKRQLQANGKEDDEKMSSPKKTSKARPPTLAITPSPSGGQAEPSQDPNPNNLQPPPPSPAMSRVTSPIDTSLHAPPATPSTPQLAPTKTKGGGKKFKGQKQSKSDNNNGDSSSTDSEASNGGGRGSASMPGSPAGGGIHSPGSIKRYRNMIATSKGARLVPGRKSKIDNNPGAARRKAMVNREKRFTFVLAVVIGVFVVCWFPFFFSYSLQAVCPETCAIPDPLFKFFFWIGYCNSSLNPVIYTIFNKDFRMAFKKILCRSTKGTFF